Proteins encoded together in one Staphylococcus aureus window:
- a CDS encoding alcohol dehydrogenase catalytic domain-containing protein, translating to MINQVYQLVAPRQFDVTYNNVDIYGNHVIVRPLYLSICAADQRYYTGRRDENVLRKKLPMSLVHEAVGEVVFDSKGVFEKGTKVVMVPNTPTEQHHIIAENYLASSYFRSSGYDGFMQDYVVMAHDRIVPLPNDIDLSTISYTELVSVSYHAIQRFERKSIPLKTSFGIWGDGNLGYITAILLRKLYPEAKTYVFGKTDYKLSHFSFVDDIFTVNQIPDDLKIDHAFECVGGKGSQVALQQIVEHISPEGSIALLGVSELPVEVNTRLVLEKGLTLIGSSRSGSKDFEQVVDLYRKYPDIVEKLALLKGHEINVCTMQDIVQAFEMDLSTSWGKTVLKWTI from the coding sequence ATGATTAATCAAGTATATCAACTCGTTGCACCGAGACAGTTCGACGTCACATATAATAATGTTGATATTTATGGTAATCATGTCATCGTAAGACCTTTATACTTGTCTATTTGTGCAGCTGATCAAAGGTATTACACAGGTCGAAGAGATGAAAATGTACTACGCAAAAAATTACCAATGTCATTAGTTCATGAAGCTGTTGGTGAAGTTGTATTTGATAGTAAAGGGGTATTTGAAAAAGGTACGAAAGTAGTAATGGTACCGAATACACCTACAGAGCAACATCATATTATTGCGGAGAATTACTTAGCCTCTAGTTATTTTAGATCTAGTGGTTATGATGGTTTTATGCAAGACTACGTTGTGATGGCACATGATCGTATCGTTCCGCTGCCTAATGACATTGATTTGAGTACGATTTCATACACAGAGTTAGTGTCAGTAAGTTATCATGCTATACAACGATTTGAACGTAAATCTATACCTTTGAAAACCAGCTTTGGTATTTGGGGTGATGGTAACTTAGGTTATATTACTGCTATTTTGCTACGTAAGTTGTACCCAGAAGCTAAAACTTATGTATTTGGTAAGACAGACTATAAATTAAGTCATTTTTCATTTGTAGATGACATCTTTACAGTAAATCAAATACCAGATGATCTTAAAATTGATCATGCATTTGAATGTGTTGGAGGTAAAGGAAGTCAAGTTGCACTTCAACAAATAGTTGAACATATTTCACCAGAAGGCAGTATTGCTTTGTTAGGCGTAAGTGAATTACCCGTGGAAGTGAATACACGATTAGTACTTGAAAAAGGATTAACGTTGATTGGTAGTAGTCGAAGCGGCTCTAAAGATTTTGAGCAAGTTGTTGATTTATATCGTAAGTACCCAGACATAGTTGAAAAGTTAGCATTATTAAAAGGACATGAAATTAATGTATGTACGATGCAAGATATCGTCCAAGCGTTTGAAATGGATTTATCGACATCTTGGGGAAAAACAGTATTGAAATGGACGATTTAA
- a CDS encoding CDP-glycerol--glycerophosphate glycerophosphotransferase yields MIKNTIKKLIEHSIYTTFKLLSKLPNKNLIYFESFHGKQYSDNPKALYEYLTEHSDAQLIWGVKKGYEHIFQQHNVPYVTKFSMKWFLAMPRAKAWMINTRTPDWLYKSPRTTYLQTWHGTPLKKIGLDISNVKMLGTNTQNYQDGFKKESQRWDYLVSPNPYSTSIFQNAFHVSRDKILETGYPRNDKLSHKRNDTEYINGIKTRLNIPLDKKVIMYAPTWRDDEAIREGSYQFNVNFDIEALRQALDDDYVILLRMHYLVVTRIDEHDDFVKDVSDYEDISDLYLISDALVTDYSSVMFDFGVLKRPQIFYAYDLDKYGDELRGFYMDYKKELPGPIVENQTALIDALKQIDETANEYIEARTVFYQKFCSLEDGQASQRICQTIFK; encoded by the coding sequence ATGATTAAAAATACAATTAAAAAATTGATAGAACATAGTATATATACGACTTTTAAATTACTATCAAAATTGCCAAACAAGAATCTAATTTATTTTGAAAGCTTTCATGGTAAACAATACAGCGACAACCCCAAAGCATTATATGAATACTTAACTGAACATAGCGATGCCCAATTAATATGGGGTGTGAAAAAAGGATATGAACACATATTCCAACAGCACAATGTACCATATGTTACAAAGTTTTCAATGAAATGGTTTTTAGCGATGCCAAGAGCGAAAGCGTGGATGATTAACACACGTACACCAGATTGGTTATATAAATCACCGCGAACGACGTACTTACAAACATGGCATGGCACGCCATTAAAAAAGATTGGTTTGGATATTAGTAACGTTAAAATGCTAGGAACAAATACTCAAAATTACCAAGATGGCTTTAAAAAAGAAAGCCAACGGTGGGATTATCTAGTGTCACCTAATCCATATTCGACATCGATATTTCAAAATGCATTTCATGTTAGTCGAGATAAGATTTTGGAAACAGGTTATCCAAGAAATGATAAATTATCACATAAACGCAATGATACTGAATATATTAATGGTATTAAGACAAGATTAAATATTCCATTAGATAAAAAAGTGATTATGTACGCGCCAACTTGGCGTGACGATGAAGCGATTCGAGAAGGTTCATATCAATTTAATGTTAACTTTGATATAGAAGCTTTGCGTCAAGCGCTGGATGATGATTATGTTATTTTATTACGCATGCATTATTTAGTTGTGACACGTATTGATGAACATGATGATTTTGTGAAAGACGTTTCAGATTATGAAGACATTTCGGATTTATACTTAATCAGCGATGCGTTAGTTACCGACTACTCATCTGTCATGTTCGACTTCGGTGTATTAAAGCGTCCGCAAATTTTCTATGCATATGACTTAGATAAATATGGCGATGAGCTTAGAGGTTTTTACATGGATTATAAAAAAGAGTTGCCAGGTCCAATTGTTGAAAATCAAACAGCACTCATTGATGCATTAAAACAAATCGATGAGACTGCAAATGAGTATATTGAAGCACGAACGGTATTTTATCAAAAATTCTGTTCATTAGAAGATGGACAAGCGTCACAACGAATTTGCCAAACGATTTTTAAGTGA
- the tarK gene encoding teichoic acid ribitol-phosphate polymerase TarK has protein sequence MTKTKQAIHIDNIYWERVQLYIEGHSEGVDLTSGQFVLRNLTETKTLEANEMKIDGNTFICRFNVAILDDGYYLPMDKYLFVYHDQLEYIGQLNPNIIDQAYAALNEEQIEEYNELTTQNGKVNYLLAYDAKVFRKGGVSQHTVYTITPEIASDVNEFVFDIEITLPQEKSGVIATSAHWLHKQGHKASFESRSFLFKAIFNITKLLHIKRSKTILFTSDSRPNLSGNFKYVYDELLRQKVDFDYDIKTVFKENITDRRKWRDKFRLPYLLGKADYIFVDDFHPLIYTVRFRPSQEIIQVWHAVGAFKTVGFSRTGKKGGPFIDSLNHRSYTKAYVSSETDIPFYAEAFGIREENVVPTGVPRTDVLFDEAYATQIKQEMEDELPIIKGKKVILFAPTFRGNGHGTAHYPFFKIDFERLARYCEKHNAVVLFKMHPFVKNRLNISREHRQYFIDVSDHREVNDILFVTDLLISDYSSLIYEYAVFKKPMIFYAFDLEDYITTRDFYEPFESFVPGKIVQSFDALMDALDNEDYEVEKVVPFLDKHFKYQDGRSSERLVKDLFRR, from the coding sequence ATGACAAAAACGAAACAAGCAATACATATTGATAACATATACTGGGAACGTGTTCAGTTATATATTGAAGGACATAGTGAAGGTGTCGATTTAACATCAGGACAATTTGTTCTGAGGAATTTAACCGAAACAAAAACATTAGAAGCAAATGAAATGAAAATAGACGGTAATACATTTATATGTAGATTCAACGTCGCAATATTAGACGATGGGTATTATTTACCAATGGATAAATATTTATTTGTTTATCATGACCAGTTAGAGTATATTGGACAACTTAATCCAAATATTATTGATCAAGCTTATGCGGCATTAAATGAAGAGCAAATTGAAGAATACAATGAGCTGACTACACAAAATGGAAAAGTGAACTATTTATTAGCGTATGATGCTAAAGTTTTCCGTAAAGGTGGCGTATCACAACATACGGTCTATACCATTACTCCGGAAATAGCAAGTGACGTTAACGAATTTGTATTTGATATTGAAATCACCTTACCTCAAGAGAAATCAGGGGTCATTGCGACAAGTGCACACTGGCTTCATAAACAAGGTCATAAAGCTTCATTTGAAAGTAGAAGTTTCTTATTTAAAGCTATTTTTAATATTACAAAGTTACTACATATTAAAAGAAGCAAAACAATATTATTCACATCAGATTCGCGTCCGAATTTATCAGGGAATTTCAAGTATGTATATGATGAGTTACTACGCCAAAAAGTAGATTTTGATTATGATATTAAAACGGTATTTAAGGAGAATATTACGGATAGACGCAAATGGAGAGACAAGTTTAGATTGCCATATTTACTTGGTAAGGCCGATTATATTTTTGTTGATGATTTCCATCCATTAATTTATACGGTTCGCTTTAGACCATCACAAGAAATTATTCAAGTGTGGCATGCTGTTGGTGCCTTTAAAACAGTTGGCTTTAGTCGTACAGGTAAAAAAGGTGGTCCGTTTATCGATTCATTAAACCATCGTAGTTACACGAAAGCATATGTTTCATCAGAAACCGATATTCCATTTTATGCTGAAGCATTTGGAATTAGAGAAGAAAATGTTGTACCAACAGGTGTACCACGTACTGATGTACTATTTGATGAAGCTTATGCAACACAAATTAAACAAGAGATGGAAGATGAATTGCCAATTATAAAAGGTAAGAAAGTTATTCTATTCGCACCGACATTTAGAGGTAATGGTCACGGTACGGCACATTATCCATTTTTTAAAATTGATTTTGAACGTTTAGCAAGATACTGCGAGAAGCATAATGCAGTTGTGTTATTCAAAATGCATCCGTTCGTAAAAAATAGACTTAATATTTCACGTGAACATAGACAATACTTTATCGATGTGTCAGATCATCGTGAAGTTAACGATATTCTCTTTGTTACAGACTTGTTGATTAGTGATTATTCATCTTTAATATATGAATATGCAGTATTTAAAAAGCCGATGATTTTCTATGCATTTGACTTAGAAGATTACATTACGACGCGTGATTTCTATGAACCATTTGAATCATTTGTTCCAGGTAAAATTGTACAGTCCTTTGATGCATTAATGGATGCTTTGGACAATGAAGATTATGAGGTTGAAAAAGTTGTGCCATTCTTAGATAAACATTTTAAATATCAAGATGGTCGCTCAAGTGAACGTTTAGTCAAAGATTTGTTTAGACGCTAA
- a CDS encoding galactitol-1-phosphate 5-dehydrogenase, with the protein MKALKLYGVEDLRYEDNEKPVIESANDVIIKVRATGICGSDTSRYKKMGPYIKGMPFGHEFSGVVDAIGSDVTHVNVGDKVTGCPAIPCYQCEYCLKGEYARCEKLFVIGSYEPGSFAEYVKLPAQNVLKVPDNVDYIEAAMVEPSAVVAHGFYKSNIQPGMTVAVMGCGSIGLLAIQWARIFGAAHIIAIDIDAHKLDIATSLGAHQTINSKEENLEKFIENHYANQIDLAIESSGAKVTIGQILTLPKKGGEVVLLGIPYDDIEIDRVHFEKILRNELTVCGSWNCLSSNFPGKEWTATLHYMKTKDINVKPIISHFLPLEKGPETFDKLVNKKERFDKVMFTIY; encoded by the coding sequence GTGAAAGCATTGAAATTATATGGCGTGGAAGATTTACGGTATGAGGATAATGAAAAGCCAGTCATTGAAAGTGCGAATGACGTTATTATTAAAGTACGAGCGACTGGCATATGTGGTTCAGACACGTCACGATACAAAAAAATGGGGCCATACATTAAAGGTATGCCATTTGGTCATGAATTTTCAGGTGTAGTAGATGCCATTGGAAGTGATGTTACGCATGTTAATGTGGGCGACAAAGTGACAGGTTGCCCAGCAATACCTTGTTATCAATGCGAGTATTGTTTAAAAGGTGAATATGCACGATGTGAAAAGTTATTCGTCATTGGCTCATATGAACCTGGATCGTTCGCGGAATATGTCAAATTGCCAGCGCAAAATGTTTTAAAGGTTCCAGACAATGTTGATTACATTGAAGCAGCAATGGTTGAGCCATCAGCCGTTGTTGCGCATGGGTTTTATAAATCGAATATACAACCTGGTATGACTGTTGCAGTAATGGGGTGTGGCAGTATAGGTTTGTTAGCTATTCAATGGGCACGAATATTTGGTGCTGCACATATCATCGCTATAGATATAGATGCGCATAAACTAGATATTGCAACATCATTGGGCGCACATCAAACAATCAATTCAAAAGAAGAAAATCTTGAGAAATTCATCGAAAATCATTACGCCAATCAAATCGATTTAGCTATAGAATCATCAGGTGCTAAAGTTACGATTGGTCAAATATTGACGCTACCTAAAAAAGGTGGCGAGGTGGTATTACTCGGAATACCATATGATGATATTGAGATTGATCGCGTTCATTTTGAAAAAATTCTGCGTAACGAGTTGACAGTATGTGGCTCTTGGAACTGTTTGTCCAGTAATTTTCCGGGCAAAGAGTGGACGGCAACCTTACATTATATGAAGACGAAAGATATTAATGTAAAGCCTATTATTTCTCATTTTTTACCGTTAGAAAAAGGCCCGGAGACATTTGATAAATTAGTTAACAAGAAAGAACGATTTGATAAAGTCATGTTTACGATTTATTAG
- a CDS encoding D-ribitol-5-phosphate cytidylyltransferase, whose protein sequence is MKYAGILAGGIGSRMGNVPLPKQFLDLDNKPILIHTLEKFILINDFEKIIIATPQQWMTHTKDTLRKFKISDERIEVIQGGSDRNDTIMNIVKHIESTNGINDDDVIVTHDAVRPFLTHRIIKENIQAALEYGAVDTVIDAIDTIVTSKDNQTIDAIPVRNEMYQGQTPQSFNINLLKESYAQLSDEQKSILSDACKIIVETNKPVRLVKGELYNIKVTTPYDLKVANAIIRGGIADD, encoded by the coding sequence ATGAAATACGCTGGTATTCTAGCTGGAGGTATAGGCTCAAGAATGGGTAACGTACCTTTACCTAAACAATTTTTAGATTTAGACAACAAACCGATTTTAATCCATACATTAGAAAAATTTATTTTAATTAATGATTTTGAAAAAATTATTATCGCGACGCCACAACAATGGATGACGCATACGAAAGATACACTTAGAAAATTCAAAATTTCTGATGAAAGAATTGAAGTCATTCAAGGTGGTAGCGATCGTAACGATACAATTATGAATATCGTTAAACATATTGAATCAACAAATGGTATTAACGATGACGATGTCATTGTGACACATGATGCAGTTAGACCATTTTTAACGCATCGTATTATTAAAGAAAATATTCAAGCTGCTTTAGAGTACGGTGCAGTAGATACAGTGATTGATGCTATAGATACGATTGTTACATCTAAAGATAATCAAACGATTGATGCAATTCCAGTGCGTAATGAAATGTACCAAGGTCAAACACCTCAATCGTTTAATATTAATTTATTAAAAGAAAGCTATGCACAGTTGAGTGATGAGCAAAAGAGTATTTTATCTGATGCTTGTAAGATTATTGTAGAAACAAACAAACCGGTTCGACTTGTAAAAGGTGAGTTATATAACATTAAAGTAACAACACCTTACGATTTAAAAGTAGCGAATGCTATTATTCGAGGTGGTATTGCCGATGATTAA
- a CDS encoding ribitol-5-phosphate dehydrogenase — MINQVYQLVAPRQFEVTYNNVDIYSDYVIVRPLYMSICAADQRYYTGSRDENVLSQKLPMSLIHEGVGEVVFDSKGVFNKGTKVVMVPNTPTEKDDVIAENYLKSSYFRSSGHDGFMQDFVLLNHDRAVPLPDDIDLSIISYTELVTVSLHAIRRFEKKSISNKNTFGIWGDGNLGYITAILLRKLYPESKIYVFGKTDYKLSHFSFVDDVFFINKIPEGLTFDHAFECVGGRGSQSAINQMIDYISPEGSIALLGVSEFPVEVNTRLVLEKGLTLIGSSRSGSKDFQDVVDLYIQYPDIVDKLALLKGQEFEIATINDLTEAFEADLSTSWGKTVLKWIM, encoded by the coding sequence ATGATTAATCAAGTATATCAATTAGTTGCACCTAGACAATTTGAAGTTACGTATAACAACGTAGATATTTACAGTGACTATGTCATTGTACGTCCTTTATATATGTCAATTTGTGCTGCCGATCAAAGATATTATACTGGTAGCCGTGATGAGAATGTCTTATCTCAGAAATTGCCAATGTCTTTAATTCATGAAGGTGTTGGTGAGGTCGTATTTGACAGTAAAGGTGTGTTTAATAAAGGTACAAAAGTAGTTATGGTACCGAATACGCCGACAGAAAAAGACGATGTCATTGCTGAAAACTATTTAAAATCGAGCTACTTCAGATCAAGTGGACATGATGGGTTTATGCAAGATTTTGTGTTGCTAAATCATGATAGAGCTGTACCACTACCTGATGATATTGATTTAAGTATTATTTCATATACAGAGCTTGTAACAGTAAGTTTGCATGCTATTCGTCGTTTTGAAAAGAAATCTATTTCAAATAAAAATACATTTGGTATTTGGGGTGATGGTAACTTAGGTTACATTACAGCCATTTTATTACGTAAATTATATCCAGAGTCTAAAATATATGTCTTTGGTAAAACAGATTATAAATTGAGTCACTTCTCATTTGTTGATGATGTCTTCTTTATTAATAAAATACCTGAAGGCTTAACATTTGATCATGCATTTGAGTGTGTGGGTGGTCGCGGTAGTCAATCAGCCATAAATCAAATGATCGATTACATTTCACCAGAAGGAAGCATTGCACTGTTAGGTGTAAGTGAGTTCCCAGTAGAAGTTAATACACGTCTAGTATTGGAAAAAGGACTAACGTTGATTGGTAGTAGTCGAAGTGGTTCAAAAGATTTCCAAGATGTTGTAGACTTATACATTCAATACCCAGATATTGTAGATAAATTAGCGTTGTTAAAAGGTCAAGAATTTGAAATTGCAACAATTAATGATCTTACAGAAGCTTTTGAAGCAGACCTGTCTACATCTTGGGGTAAAACAGTATTAAAATGGATTATGTAA
- a CDS encoding 2-C-methyl-D-erythritol 4-phosphate cytidylyltransferase gives MIYAGILAGGIGSRMGNVPLPKQFLDIDNKPILIHTIEKFILVSEFNEIIIATPAQWISHTQDILKKYNITDQRVKVVAGGTDRNETIMNIIDHIRNVNGINNDDVIVTHDAVRPFLTQRIIKENIEVAAKYGAVDTVIEAIDTIVMSKDKQNIHSIPVRNEMYQGQTPQSFNIKLLQDSYRALSSEQKEILSDACKIIVESGHAVKLVRGELYNIKVTTPYDLKVANAIIQGDIADD, from the coding sequence ATGATTTATGCAGGTATTTTAGCAGGAGGTATTGGTTCGAGAATGGGGAACGTGCCATTACCAAAACAATTTTTAGATATTGATAATAAACCGATTTTAATCCATACAATTGAGAAGTTCATTTTAGTGAGTGAATTTAATGAGATTATTATCGCAACGCCAGCACAGTGGATTTCCCATACACAGGATATTTTAAAAAAATATAACATTACAGATCAACGTGTCAAAGTAGTTGCAGGTGGTACGGATCGAAATGAAACAATTATGAACATTATCGACCATATTCGCAATGTAAATGGAATTAATAATGATGATGTGATTGTAACTCATGATGCCGTAAGACCATTTTTAACTCAACGTATTATTAAAGAGAACATTGAAGTAGCAGCAAAATATGGTGCAGTAGATACAGTCATTGAAGCAATTGATACGATTGTAATGTCTAAAGATAAACAGAACATACACAGTATCCCTGTAAGGAATGAAATGTATCAAGGCCAAACACCACAATCATTTAATATTAAATTATTACAAGATAGTTATCGCGCCTTAAGTAGTGAACAAAAAGAAATCTTATCAGATGCATGTAAAATCATTGTCGAATCTGGACATGCAGTTAAATTGGTACGTGGAGAACTATACAACATTAAAGTGACAACACCGTATGATTTAAAAGTAGCAAATGCCATTATTCAAGGTGATATTGCCGATGATTAA
- the tarL gene encoding teichoic acid ribitol-phosphate polymerase TarL: MVKSKIYIDKIYWERVQLFVEGHSENLDLEDSNFVLRNLTETRTMKANDVKIDGNQFVCRFNVAILDNGYYLPEDKYLLVNEQELDYIAQLNPDVINDAYQNLKPEQEEEYNELETQNGKINFLLQTYLKEFRKGGISKKTVYTVTPEISSDVNEFVLDVVVTTPEVKSIYIVRKYKELRKYFRKQSFNTRQFIFKAIFNTTKFFHLKKGNTVLFTSDSRPTMSGNFEYIYNEMLRQNLDKKYDIHTVFKANITDRRGIIDKFRLPYLLGKADYIFVDDFHPLIYTVRFRRSQEVIQVWHAVGAFKTVGFSRTGKKGGPFIDSLNHRSYTKAYVSSETDIPFYAEAFGIKEKNVVPTGVPRTDVLFDEAYATQIKQEMEDELPIIKGKKVILFAPTFRGSGHGTAHYPFFKIDFERLARYCEKNNAVVLFKMHPFVKNRLNIADKHKQYFVDVSDFREVNDILFITDLLISDYSSLIYEYAVFKKPMIFYAFDLEDYITTRDFYEPYESFVPGKIVQSFDALMDALDNEDYEGEKVIPFLDKHFKYQDGRSSERLVRNLFGS, encoded by the coding sequence TTGGTTAAAAGTAAGATATATATAGATAAAATCTATTGGGAACGTGTTCAGTTATTCGTTGAAGGACATAGTGAAAACCTAGATTTAGAAGATAGTAATTTTGTATTAAGAAATTTAACTGAGACACGTACAATGAAGGCGAATGATGTCAAAATAGATGGGAATCAATTCGTTTGTCGTTTCAATGTAGCTATCTTAGATAATGGTTATTACTTACCTGAAGATAAGTACTTATTAGTGAATGAGCAAGAACTTGATTATATTGCACAGTTAAACCCAGATGTGATTAATGATGCATATCAAAATCTAAAGCCAGAACAAGAAGAAGAATACAACGAATTAGAAACACAAAATGGTAAAATCAATTTCTTATTGCAGACTTACCTAAAAGAATTTAGAAAAGGCGGCATTTCGAAGAAAACGGTTTATACTGTTACACCTGAAATTTCTAGCGATGTTAATGAATTTGTCCTTGATGTTGTTGTAACGACTCCGGAAGTTAAAAGTATTTATATCGTTCGTAAATATAAAGAATTACGTAAGTATTTCCGCAAACAATCATTTAATACAAGACAATTTATTTTTAAAGCGATATTTAATACGACGAAATTTTTCCACTTGAAAAAAGGGAATACGGTGTTGTTCACATCAGACTCTAGACCAACGATGTCTGGAAACTTTGAATACATCTATAACGAAATGTTACGTCAAAATTTAGATAAAAAGTATGATATTCACACTGTTTTTAAAGCGAATATTACAGATAGACGTGGCATCATCGACAAGTTTAGATTGCCATATTTACTTGGGAAGGCAGACTACATCTTTGTTGATGACTTTCACCCATTGATTTATACAGTGCGTTTTAGACGTTCTCAAGAAGTTATTCAAGTATGGCATGCCGTTGGTGCCTTTAAAACAGTTGGCTTTAGTCGTACTGGTAAAAAGGGTGGACCATTTATTGATTCATTAAATCATCGTAGCTATACAAAAGCTTATGTATCATCTGAAACCGATATTCCATTCTACGCTGAAGCATTTGGTATTAAAGAGAAAAATGTAGTGCCTACAGGTGTTCCACGTACTGATGTACTATTTGATGAAGCTTATGCGACACAGATCAAACAAGAGATGGAAGATGAATTACCAATTATTAAAGGTAAGAAAGTCATTCTTTTCGCACCAACATTTAGAGGTAGTGGTCATGGTACAGCACATTACCCATTTTTCAAAATTGATTTTGAACGTTTAGCAAGATATTGCGAAAAAAATAACGCGGTTGTATTATTTAAAATGCATCCATTTGTGAAAAATAGACTTAATATTGCAGACAAACATAAACAATATTTTGTTGACGTTTCTGACTTTAGAGAAGTTAATGATATACTGTTCATAACAGATTTATTAATTAGTGACTATTCATCTTTAATATATGAATATGCAGTATTTAAAAAGCCAATGATTTTCTATGCATTTGATTTAGAAGATTATATTACGACGCGTGATTTTTATGAACCATATGAATCATTTGTTCCAGGTAAAATTGTGCAATCATTTGACGCATTAATGGACGCCTTGGACAATGAAGATTATGAAGGAGAAAAAGTCATTCCATTCTTAGATAAACATTTTAAATATCAAGATGGCCGATCAAGTGAGCGTTTAGTCAGAAATTTATTTGGTAGCTAA